In Capsicum annuum cultivar UCD-10X-F1 chromosome 7, UCD10Xv1.1, whole genome shotgun sequence, one genomic interval encodes:
- the LOC107878736 gene encoding organic cation/carnitine transporter 4, with product MSNSSTMSPNGDVMSPLIHPLVQRAPADGYSKPKKVTMDQMLEKYCGEFGWWQFSHFILTSLAWALEGIHTMVMIFADREPEFRCLTNRCDSTVKTVCGLEPGSWEWTGGVKSSTVSEFGLICGHKYKVGLVQSLFFAGCMIGAGVFGHLSDSKLGRKGSLTIVCILNAVFGCLTAFSTDYWTYTLIRLLSGFSTGGTGLCAFVLATEPVGQSWRGVAGMSTFYFFSAGIAMLSAIAYFFQSWRSLYIASSVPSVMLVILVLPFLHESPRWCLVRGKVDEAMKIMRTIAKSNGKHLPDGVVLALDNEVNDDDSPDTQSESKEAPNGSLLDVLRLPLTRFRLFLAVAINFFCSVVYYGLSLNAVNLGTNLYLNVTLNAVAEMPAYLITALVLDRLGRKPLAIWTMWFSGIFCLAGALMKGHGTWKVVRMVCGVLGIFGMAGTYNLLFVYSMELFPTVVRNAALGCATQASQMGAILAPLVVVLGGGIPFAVFAVCGIAGGLLVVYLPETLNRPLYDTMAGMEEAEAEKPSILS from the exons atgtcaAATTCATCTACCATGTCTCCTAACGGTGACGTTATGTCACCGTTAATCCATCCGCTGGTGCAGAGAGCACCAGCGGATGGATATTCGAAACCAAAAAAAGTAACAATGGATCAAATGTTAGAAAAATATTGTGGTGAATTTGGGTGGTGGCAATTTAGTCATTTCATATTAACAAGTTTAGCTTGGGCATTAGAAGGTATACATACAATGGTTATGATTTTTGCGGACCGTGAACCGGAGTTTCGTTGTTTAACGAACCGGTGTGATTCAACCGTAAAAACTGTATGTGGACTTGAACCGGGTTCATGGGAATGGACCGGTGGAGTTAAAAGTTCGACCGTTTCAGAATTTGGATTAATTTGTGGACACAAATATAAAGTTGGGCTTGTTCAATCCTTATTTTTCGCTGGCTGCATGATAG gTGCTGGAGTATTTGGACATCTATCAGATTCCAAATTGGGAAGAAAAGGCTCTCTCACTATAGTTTGCATTTTGAATGCAGTCTTTGGTTGTTTAACCGCATTTTCTACGGATTATTGGACATATACCTTAATCCGCCTTCTATCCGGTTTCAGCACGGGCGGGACTGGCCTGTGTGCATTTGTTCTTGCTACTGAACCCGTTGGCCAGTCCTGGCGTGGCGTAGCTGGAATGTCcactttctattttttctctGCCGGTATAGCAATGCTATCGGCCATTGCTTATTTCTTCCAATCGTGGCGATCTCTCTACATTGCTTCATCAGTTCCATCTGTTATGCTTGTTATCTTAGTACTTCCTTTCCTCCACGAGTCACCTCGTTGGTGCCTGGTGAGAGGGAAAGTGGATGAAGCCATGAAGATCATGCGCACAATCGCTAAATCCAATGGCAAGCACCTCCCTGATGGTGTTGTTCTTGCCCTCGATAATGAAGTGAATGATGATGACTCTCCTGATACTCAATCCGAGTCCAAGGAAGCGCCAAATGGATCCTTACTAGATGTACTGAGGCTTCCTTTGACGAGATTCCGGTTGTTCTTAGCAGTGGCTATTAACTTCTTTTGTTCAGTTGTCTATTACGGGTTAAGTCTGAATGCTGTCAACCTCGGAACCAACCTTTACCTCAACGTTACCCTTAACGCGGTCGCTGAGATGCCTGCCTATTTGATAACAGCACTAGTGTTGGACCGACTTGGTAGAAAGCCGTTAGCAATATGGACAATGTGGTTCAGCGGGATTTTCTGCCTAGCCGGAGCCTTGATGAAGGGTCATGGGACGTGGAAGGTGGTTCGGATGGTATGCGGAGTTTTAGGGATATTTGGCATGGCTGGGACTTACAATTTGTTATTCGTGTACTCGATGGAGTTGTTCCCAACCGTGGTGAGGAATGCTGCGTTGGGATGTGCAACGCAGGCGTCACAAATGGGGGCGATTTTGGCGCCCCTAGTGGTTGTTTTAGGGGGTGGGATACCATTTGCTGTGTTTGCAGTATGTGGGATTGCTGGAGGCTTACTAGTAGTGTACTTGCCAGAGACTTTAAATAGGCCACTATATGATACGATGGCTGGAATGGAAGAAGCTGAAGCGGAGAAACCAAGCATTCTATCTTAA